In Choloepus didactylus isolate mChoDid1 chromosome 18, mChoDid1.pri, whole genome shotgun sequence, a single genomic region encodes these proteins:
- the LOC119514406 gene encoding 40S ribosomal protein S29-like encodes MGQQPLYQSHPWKFSQGSRSCCICQNWHRLIQKYSLNVCHQCSRQYVKDISFIQWD; translated from the coding sequence ATGGGTCAGCAGCCGCTCTACCAGAGTCACCCATGGAAGTTCAGCCAGGGTTCCCGCTCTTGCTGCATCTGCCAAAACTGGCACCGTCTGATCCAGAAATACAGCCTCAATGTGTGCCACCAATGTTCCCGTCAGTACGTGAAGGATATCAGTTTCATCCAGTGGGACTAA